One window of Leptotrichia sp. oral taxon 498 genomic DNA carries:
- a CDS encoding glycoside hydrolase family 57 protein: MNNGYLSFVLHAHLPYVRHPEYEEFLEEDWLYEAITETYIPLLEMFDNLTRDNIPWNMTITMSGTLVNMMNDDLLRNRYLKHINKLVEFCKKELERLAPYPDMKKVAEHNLWFNQRAKDVFEKKYGRDLVGAFRKFQDQGNLEIIPVTATHGFLPVMKDYPEAVNAQVYMAKKDYIKNFGREPKGIWLAECAYYPGQDKFLEKHGFRYFLVDAHGIMHSDPRPVYGIYSPVYTRNYVAAFARDLESSEQVWSSEIGYPGDGVYREFHKDAGYELDYDYVKPYLHSDGVRRNIGIKYHAITDKKGTYKAVYDPDLAYNRAKEHAYNFVFNRSKQIEFLASKMKYRKPIVISPYDAELYGHWWYEGPIFLEWVFRAAAESDFSTITPYKYLQKYPTNQIVDVSMSSWGANGYYDVWIDGSNDYVYRHLHKAAEKMIELANGREPYNELEYRALNQAARELLIAQTSCWEFIMYTGTMVGYAHKKISDHVNRLFKIYEDFKGGSLDESWISEIESRDNIFPEMDYRMYKSSWL; encoded by the coding sequence ATGAATAATGGATATTTAAGTTTTGTTTTGCACGCACATTTACCTTATGTAAGACACCCTGAATATGAAGAATTTTTGGAAGAAGATTGGCTATATGAAGCGATTACTGAAACATATATTCCGCTTTTGGAAATGTTTGACAATTTGACAAGGGATAATATTCCTTGGAATATGACAATAACAATGTCAGGGACACTTGTAAATATGATGAATGACGATTTGTTGAGAAACAGATATTTAAAACATATCAACAAGCTTGTTGAATTTTGTAAAAAAGAATTAGAAAGATTAGCACCTTATCCTGATATGAAAAAAGTTGCTGAACATAATTTGTGGTTTAACCAAAGAGCAAAAGATGTCTTTGAGAAAAAATACGGAAGAGATTTAGTAGGAGCATTTAGAAAATTTCAGGATCAAGGGAATTTGGAAATTATACCTGTAACAGCAACACATGGATTTTTACCTGTTATGAAAGATTATCCAGAAGCAGTAAACGCTCAGGTTTATATGGCAAAAAAAGATTACATAAAAAACTTTGGAAGAGAACCTAAAGGAATATGGCTTGCAGAATGTGCTTATTATCCTGGACAAGATAAGTTTTTGGAAAAACACGGATTCCGTTACTTCTTAGTTGATGCTCACGGAATAATGCATAGTGATCCAAGACCAGTTTATGGTATTTATTCACCTGTTTATACAAGAAATTATGTTGCGGCATTTGCACGTGATTTGGAATCATCAGAGCAAGTATGGAGTTCGGAAATCGGGTATCCTGGAGATGGAGTATACAGAGAGTTCCATAAAGATGCTGGATATGAGTTGGACTACGATTATGTAAAACCTTATTTACATAGCGACGGTGTAAGAAGAAATATCGGAATAAAATATCACGCAATTACAGATAAAAAAGGTACTTACAAAGCTGTTTATGACCCTGATTTAGCTTATAACAGAGCTAAAGAACACGCTTACAATTTTGTGTTTAACCGTTCAAAACAAATTGAATTTTTGGCTTCAAAAATGAAATATAGAAAACCTATTGTAATTTCACCATACGATGCAGAATTATACGGACACTGGTGGTATGAAGGTCCTATTTTCTTGGAATGGGTATTTAGAGCAGCGGCAGAATCAGATTTTTCAACAATTACACCATACAAATATTTACAAAAATATCCAACTAACCAAATTGTAGATGTAAGTATGTCAAGCTGGGGAGCAAATGGATATTATGACGTTTGGATAGATGGTTCAAATGATTATGTGTATAGACATTTACACAAAGCGGCAGAAAAAATGATAGAACTTGCAAATGGAAGAGAACCTTACAATGAATTGGAATATAGAGCATTAAATCAAGCTGCAAGAGAATTACTCATAGCTCAAACTTCTTGTTGGGAATTTATAATGTATACAGGAACAATGGTGGGTTATGCTCATAAAAAAATAAGTGACCATGTAAATAGATTATTCAAAATTTACGAAGATTTCAAAGGTGGTTCGCTTGACGAAAGCTGGATTTCTGAAATAGAAAGTAGAGATAATATTTTCCCTGAAATGGATTATAGAATGTATAAAAGCAGTTGGCTGTAA
- a CDS encoding YegS/Rv2252/BmrU family lipid kinase, with amino-acid sequence MKKLKKALLVYNPKSGNSNIIFNNFDLIVTRLLKKGIIVTFYSINKYNKLCDILANEKYDILILSGGDGTLSRTLSEIYIKNIKFPKVAIFPTGTSNDFGKSLNLGNNINDWIYNILIKEPKYVDFGLINGKKIFLSSYASGLFSKISYNTDKNLKKTIGKVAYYLNGLTELTNIKKFDLKMQIFDGKDYEDIEEKAILFMILNGKSVAGFDEIIYNADVNDEFLHILIVKNIDNPLDISKTFLDLLNNNLMNNDYVRILKIKSCKIKKIEEKIGVSIDGERGRNQDVNIKVISGKLKIFY; translated from the coding sequence ATGAAAAAGCTAAAAAAGGCACTTTTAGTATATAATCCGAAATCTGGAAATTCGAATATAATTTTTAATAATTTCGATTTGATAGTGACTAGACTTTTAAAAAAGGGAATTATAGTAACTTTTTACAGTATAAATAAATATAATAAACTCTGTGATATTTTAGCAAATGAAAAATACGATATTTTAATTTTATCTGGTGGAGATGGTACGCTTAGCCGAACTTTAAGCGAGATTTATATAAAAAATATAAAGTTTCCAAAAGTTGCCATTTTTCCAACTGGAACTTCAAATGATTTTGGAAAATCACTAAATTTAGGAAATAACATCAATGACTGGATTTACAATATTTTAATAAAAGAGCCGAAGTATGTTGATTTTGGTTTAATTAACGGGAAAAAGATTTTTTTGTCATCTTATGCCAGTGGACTTTTTTCAAAAATTTCTTACAATACAGACAAAAATTTAAAAAAGACAATTGGAAAAGTTGCGTATTATTTGAATGGACTCACAGAATTGACAAATATAAAAAAATTTGATTTAAAAATGCAGATTTTTGATGGAAAAGATTATGAAGATATTGAAGAAAAAGCAATTTTATTTATGATTTTGAATGGAAAAAGTGTTGCTGGATTTGATGAAATAATTTACAATGCAGATGTAAATGATGAATTTTTACATATTTTAATTGTAAAAAATATTGACAATCCGCTTGATATTTCAAAAACATTTTTAGATTTGTTAAATAATAATTTGATGAACAACGATTATGTGAGAATTTTGAAAATAAAAAGCTGTAAAATTAAAAAAATTGAAGAAAAAATAGGAGTTAGCATTGATGGCGAAAGAGGAAGAAATCAAGATGTAAACATAAAAGTTATTAGCGGTAAATTAAAAATATTTTATTAA
- a CDS encoding M23 family metallopeptidase, whose amino-acid sequence MDESKNFINKKNIIIVGVVAFIVLLIIILVLTFNSTNKNKKNNNVFEEDDNIFRINPVKNPQLAYYNFRGEEYPDWSKFGRVRSNGLRVHQGVDIFAEPGTDVYAVADGKVVDLYVDKTGYGLNFYLEVNPADLEKIKRKHYKPKESAREQLYGPNYNPALPIKYIRYAHLSEVKVKIGDEVKAGQVIAKTGTTGNASGTHAPHLHFEIAFEMRGKGLINRVDPEMYFKIKNGNNLTKDEKKIQTEKSKTQWFEPKGYDIGFRTKSIFFNKEKEEKNLKGLKEEHKFEKNKRNAQKISRRK is encoded by the coding sequence ATGGACGAGAGTAAAAATTTTATAAATAAAAAAAATATAATAATTGTAGGAGTAGTAGCTTTTATAGTTCTATTGATTATCATTTTGGTGTTGACATTTAATAGTACAAATAAAAATAAAAAAAATAATAACGTTTTTGAAGAAGACGACAATATTTTTAGAATTAATCCAGTGAAAAATCCACAACTTGCATATTATAATTTTCGTGGAGAAGAATATCCTGACTGGTCAAAATTTGGAAGGGTTCGGAGTAATGGTTTAAGAGTTCACCAAGGAGTTGATATTTTTGCAGAACCTGGTACTGATGTGTATGCAGTTGCTGATGGAAAAGTTGTTGATTTGTATGTTGACAAAACAGGTTATGGGTTAAATTTTTATCTAGAAGTAAATCCGGCTGATTTAGAAAAAATAAAAAGAAAACATTATAAGCCAAAAGAAAGTGCAAGGGAACAGCTTTACGGTCCTAATTACAATCCTGCGCTTCCAATAAAATACATAAGATATGCGCATCTGAGTGAAGTTAAAGTAAAAATAGGAGATGAAGTAAAAGCTGGACAAGTGATAGCAAAAACGGGAACAACAGGAAATGCCAGTGGAACTCATGCACCGCATTTACATTTTGAGATAGCTTTTGAAATGAGAGGAAAAGGACTTATAAATAGAGTTGATCCTGAAATGTATTTTAAAATAAAAAATGGAAATAATTTGACCAAGGATGAGAAAAAAATTCAAACTGAGAAAAGCAAAACACAGTGGTTTGAGCCAAAAGGTTACGATATAGGATTTAGAACAAAAAGTATATTTTTTAATAAAGAAAAAGAAGAAAAAAATTTAAAAGGTTTAAAAGAAGAACATAAATTTGAAAAAAATAAAAGAAATGCTCAAAAAATTTCAAGAAGAAAGTAG
- a CDS encoding spherulation-specific family 4 protein encodes MKSQLKKIIPCIMAGVAGISYGKPIDNSNSEMNDISTATEEENVVSNKDELENNDENKNFEIEKISVKEFENKRAESKKNKNQTVDVKQEKENYYNEKAAIDSPKNLENIASKDSEISSYNYKRNNNSRKFRNNYSEDPDLIQINVEYKGGFAKKHRAEETPLKNQTFLMPTYHAPSDGDPYWESVAKNGAGKIPYAIINPNNGPDTQVNDNFTKQIQKNNEAGIKSVGYVETTGFTRNLDDVYADIDKYVEFYGNNNISGIFFDETLNGSNQNEVNYMLNLYKYVKTKYPNMTVIGNPGAGINDAIAPYADIWLTNETSASDYINNFANRTSEFENNPENANKIYHIIHSATPEQYEEIIKLSRERNAGLVYITTAATPNAYDDLPTYFEDLMMTVNNFTPKTGSLFSPENQAAEKVTVEMPRSKVDLDLARSARNTTLKNLEKTKDGQYKLDIQYLDNNGDRYKDKQSNVKYNSVSDGVLINGSKDFGKFTLGTTFGYDTSNVYYKEKFEDIKEKIKSYQLGLSGKYDFNDNIDLIGNLLYSTNKHRFETSKTLGAISDAEFKSKILDFSTKLGYKFLFDNGYIKPYVGLGVTRVKEGDIDKLNFSGTSTTLPNGTVGIYGETSLGKVDLFGNVEYESRFAKKSYHREREHLTRYELAPLSYSRGGVNAEAGLKYNVADNFGVKLSYELQDNKNSAVKLGFNAAF; translated from the coding sequence ATGAAAAGTCAATTAAAAAAAATAATTCCATGTATTATGGCTGGAGTCGCAGGAATAAGTTATGGAAAACCAATAGATAACAGCAATAGTGAAATGAATGACATCTCTACTGCTACTGAAGAGGAAAATGTTGTCTCAAATAAAGATGAACTTGAAAATAACGATGAAAATAAAAATTTTGAAATTGAAAAAATTAGTGTAAAAGAATTTGAAAATAAAAGAGCTGAAAGTAAAAAAAATAAAAATCAAACAGTTGATGTAAAGCAAGAAAAAGAGAATTATTATAATGAAAAAGCTGCTATAGATTCTCCAAAAAATTTAGAAAATATTGCTTCTAAAGATTCGGAAATATCTAGTTATAATTATAAAAGAAATAATAACAGCAGAAAATTTCGAAATAATTACAGTGAAGACCCTGATCTAATTCAAATTAATGTCGAATATAAAGGCGGCTTTGCAAAAAAACATAGAGCCGAAGAAACACCACTTAAAAATCAAACATTCCTTATGCCTACTTATCATGCTCCATCAGACGGAGATCCATATTGGGAAAGTGTTGCGAAAAATGGTGCTGGAAAAATTCCTTATGCAATTATAAATCCTAATAATGGACCTGATACTCAAGTAAATGACAATTTTACTAAACAGATTCAAAAAAATAACGAAGCTGGAATAAAGAGCGTTGGTTATGTTGAAACTACAGGATTTACAAGAAATCTTGACGATGTATATGCTGATATTGATAAATATGTTGAGTTTTATGGAAATAATAATATTTCTGGTATATTTTTTGATGAAACTTTGAACGGAAGTAATCAGAATGAAGTAAATTATATGTTAAATCTGTATAAATATGTCAAAACTAAATATCCTAATATGACTGTAATAGGAAATCCTGGTGCCGGAATTAATGATGCAATTGCACCATATGCGGATATTTGGCTTACAAATGAAACTTCAGCGAGTGATTATATAAATAATTTTGCCAACAGAACTTCTGAATTTGAAAATAATCCAGAAAATGCTAATAAAATTTATCATATTATTCATTCAGCGACACCTGAACAATATGAAGAAATTATAAAATTATCTCGTGAGAGAAACGCAGGACTGGTTTATATTACAACTGCTGCGACACCGAATGCTTACGATGACTTGCCAACATATTTTGAAGATCTGATGATGACAGTTAATAACTTTACTCCAAAAACTGGAAGTTTATTTTCACCTGAAAATCAAGCGGCGGAAAAAGTTACAGTTGAGATGCCACGTTCAAAAGTCGATTTGGATTTAGCAAGATCGGCTAGAAATACAACATTAAAAAATCTTGAAAAAACAAAAGATGGTCAGTATAAGTTGGATATTCAATATTTGGATAACAATGGTGATAGATACAAAGATAAACAGAGCAATGTAAAATATAATTCAGTTAGCGACGGTGTTTTAATTAACGGATCAAAAGATTTTGGTAAATTTACTTTGGGAACAACTTTTGGATATGACACATCCAATGTTTATTACAAAGAAAAATTTGAAGATATAAAAGAAAAAATTAAATCTTATCAGCTTGGATTAAGTGGAAAATATGATTTTAATGACAACATTGATTTAATTGGAAATTTACTTTATTCGACAAATAAGCATAGATTTGAAACAAGTAAGACTCTTGGAGCTATAAGTGATGCGGAATTTAAGTCAAAAATTTTGGATTTTTCAACAAAATTAGGTTACAAATTTTTATTTGACAACGGTTACATAAAACCGTATGTTGGTCTTGGAGTTACAAGAGTTAAAGAAGGAGATATTGACAAACTTAACTTTTCAGGAACATCAACAACTTTGCCAAATGGAACTGTCGGTATTTACGGAGAAACATCACTTGGAAAAGTTGATTTATTTGGGAATGTAGAATACGAAAGCAGATTTGCTAAAAAATCTTATCACAGAGAAAGAGAACATTTGACAAGATATGAACTTGCGCCGTTATCTTATTCAAGAGGTGGAGTAAATGCGGAAGCTGGTTTAAAATATAATGTTGCAGACAACTTTGGAGTAAAATTGTCCTATGAATTGCAAGATAATAAAAATAGTGCTGTAAAATTAGGATTTAATGCTGCATTTTAA
- a CDS encoding zinc-binding alcohol dehydrogenase family protein, protein MERKFMKAMVLEKPCTAEEMKIKNVPIPEVKEDWILVKIRAFGINRAEIFTRQGNSPSVKLPRVIGIECVGIVEEPSNSNFKKGDKVFSMMNGMGREFDGSYAEYILIPKNQVYRLPDEKDFFKNIKLKSKELLKERFSKNLEITEENIFWSEIAAYPELYYTAYGSLFKSLKLKEGETLLVRGGTGSVALAAIQLAKAINVKVVATSRSASKKQFLKEKGADEVIVGDENFDENLKKLFPDGVDKVLELIGRPTLKSSLKSVKQGGIVCMTGCLGGWIIEDFEPLVDIISESYLTSFDSTNVNKDTVNEMFDFLEKHSIRPKISKVFSLAEIADAHKFLEGNMANGKVVIVVD, encoded by the coding sequence ATGGAAAGAAAATTTATGAAGGCAATGGTGCTTGAAAAACCGTGTACTGCTGAAGAAATGAAAATAAAAAATGTACCAATTCCAGAAGTGAAAGAGGACTGGATTCTTGTGAAAATAAGGGCATTTGGAATAAATAGAGCGGAAATTTTTACTCGTCAAGGAAATTCGCCATCGGTAAAACTTCCAAGAGTAATTGGGATTGAGTGTGTCGGCATTGTGGAAGAGCCGTCTAACAGCAATTTTAAAAAAGGCGACAAAGTTTTTTCGATGATGAATGGCATGGGAAGAGAATTTGACGGAAGTTATGCAGAATATATTTTGATTCCCAAAAATCAGGTTTATAGATTGCCTGATGAAAAAGATTTTTTCAAAAATATCAAATTAAAAAGTAAAGAATTGTTAAAAGAAAGATTTTCAAAAAATTTGGAAATCACAGAAGAAAATATTTTCTGGTCAGAAATTGCAGCGTATCCAGAACTTTATTATACAGCGTATGGCTCACTTTTTAAAAGTTTGAAATTAAAGGAAGGAGAAACACTTTTAGTTCGAGGTGGAACAGGTTCGGTGGCATTAGCAGCTATTCAGCTGGCAAAAGCTATCAATGTAAAAGTTGTCGCTACGAGCAGAAGTGCATCTAAAAAGCAGTTTTTGAAGGAAAAAGGTGCAGACGAAGTGATTGTTGGAGATGAAAATTTTGATGAAAATTTGAAAAAATTATTCCCAGATGGCGTGGATAAAGTTTTAGAATTAATTGGAAGACCAACTTTGAAATCGTCACTAAAATCAGTAAAGCAAGGTGGAATCGTCTGTATGACAGGATGTCTTGGAGGCTGGATAATTGAAGATTTTGAGCCATTGGTAGACATCATTTCAGAGTCGTATTTAACTTCATTTGACAGCACAAATGTCAATAAAGATACAGTTAATGAAATGTTTGATTTTCTTGAAAAACATTCGATCAGACCTAAAATTTCAAAAGTTTTCTCATTAGCTGAAATTGCAGATGCACATAAATTTTTGGAAGGGAATATGGCGAATGGGAAAGTTGTCATAGTTGTGGATTAA
- a CDS encoding MarR family transcriptional regulator: MKSNSGFYIGRIKQVNTRLLNKFLAQKNITAFNGEQGRILHVLWENDGISNRELSKKSGLAMSSLTTMLERMEEKNLLIRKFCPTDKRKILIFLTDYAKSLKSEYDEISDKMNEISFEGISDEERLAFEATLEKVLYNFEKAEQKFNKK; this comes from the coding sequence ATGAAATCAAACTCTGGATTTTATATAGGCAGAATAAAACAAGTAAATACTAGACTTTTGAATAAATTTTTGGCGCAAAAAAATATAACGGCGTTTAATGGGGAACAAGGTCGAATCTTACATGTACTTTGGGAAAATGATGGGATCAGTAACAGAGAATTGTCGAAAAAATCTGGTCTTGCTATGAGTTCGCTTACAACGATGCTTGAGCGGATGGAAGAAAAAAATTTATTAATACGAAAATTTTGTCCGACTGATAAACGGAAAATTTTAATTTTTTTGACGGATTATGCAAAATCCTTGAAAAGTGAATATGATGAAATTTCTGATAAAATGAACGAAATCTCTTTTGAAGGAATTTCAGATGAGGAACGATTGGCTTTTGAGGCAACTTTAGAAAAAGTTTTGTATAATTTTGAGAAGGCTGAACAAAAATTTAATAAAAAATAA
- a CDS encoding ABC transporter ATP-binding protein, translating into MIEFINVGMTYPNGNIGLKNINLTIKESEITVFIGPSGSGKTTLLKMINRLEDNTTGEVKINGKNVKDYNIHKMRWDIGYALQQVALFPHMTVEENIAIVPELKKWKKEKIDARINELLIMVGLEPEKYRKRNPSELSGGEAQRVGIARALAANPKIILMDEPFSALDPITRANLQEDVKKLQKQIHKTIVFVTHDIEEAFLLGDKICIIQDGELVQAGTKHEIISNPKNDFVKKFIAIKKKEGEIYE; encoded by the coding sequence ATGATAGAATTTATCAATGTTGGAATGACTTATCCAAATGGGAATATTGGATTAAAAAATATAAACTTGACTATAAAGGAGTCTGAAATTACGGTTTTTATTGGACCATCTGGGAGCGGGAAAACTACGCTTTTGAAAATGATTAATCGATTGGAGGATAATACGACTGGGGAAGTGAAAATTAATGGAAAAAATGTAAAGGATTATAATATTCACAAAATGCGTTGGGATATTGGATATGCTTTGCAGCAAGTGGCACTTTTTCCGCATATGACAGTTGAAGAAAATATTGCGATTGTGCCTGAATTGAAAAAATGGAAGAAAGAAAAAATTGATGCGAGAATTAATGAATTGTTAATTATGGTTGGACTTGAACCTGAAAAATATCGAAAAAGAAATCCTTCAGAATTGTCTGGTGGAGAAGCACAAAGAGTTGGAATTGCCAGAGCTCTAGCCGCTAATCCAAAAATTATTTTGATGGATGAGCCGTTTAGTGCGTTAGATCCCATCACTCGTGCAAATTTACAGGAAGATGTGAAAAAACTTCAGAAACAAATTCACAAAACAATTGTTTTTGTAACTCACGACATTGAAGAAGCATTTTTATTGGGGGATAAAATTTGTATTATTCAAGACGGCGAGTTAGTTCAAGCTGGAACAAAACACGAAATAATCTCAAATCCTAAAAATGATTTTGTGAAAAAATTTATAGCTATTAAAAAGAAAGAAGGTGAAATTTATGAATAA
- a CDS encoding ABC transporter permease/substrate-binding protein yields MNKLILTFLEKKDELFSGIVEHIQISFIALIIALIIAIPLGIYLSYHKKLANIVIAINGVIQTIPSLAILALLIPIVGIGRKPAIIALILYALLPILHNTYTGITGVDPMYMVTSRALGMNKFQQLTKVQLPLAMPVIMTGVRTAAVLIIGTATLASLVGAGGLGKLILLGLDRNNNYLILLGAIPAALLAILFDFIFKQLEKLSIKKILIFLILITFACLFGSISSFNNTKKDKLIISGKLGSEPEILINMYKILIEENSKLDVELKPGLGKTSFVFNALKNGDIDIYPEFSGTAVFTFLNETPVNNNAEDVFNQAKKGMETKFKMVMLKPMKYNNTYAIAVSKKFANENNLKTISDLVRVKDKIKAGFTREFNDREDGYLGLKKLYQFEIPNIKEFEPKLRYVAVQSGNINLVDAYSTDPELAQYNMVILKDDKYLFPPYQGSPMMREETLKKYPKLKEILEKLSGKISDEEMSTMNYRVSVKGERAEDVAREYLRNAGIIKK; encoded by the coding sequence ATGAATAAATTAATTTTGACTTTTTTAGAAAAAAAAGACGAACTTTTTAGTGGAATCGTAGAACATATTCAAATTTCTTTTATCGCACTAATAATTGCTCTAATTATTGCCATTCCACTAGGAATTTATTTAAGCTATCACAAAAAATTAGCGAACATTGTTATTGCGATTAACGGCGTTATTCAAACTATACCGTCTTTAGCGATTTTAGCACTTTTAATACCAATCGTTGGAATTGGAAGAAAACCAGCGATAATCGCCTTAATACTTTATGCTCTGCTTCCAATTTTACACAATACTTACACTGGTATTACTGGCGTAGATCCAATGTATATGGTAACTTCAAGAGCTTTAGGAATGAATAAATTTCAGCAACTTACAAAAGTTCAGCTTCCCCTGGCTATGCCTGTAATAATGACAGGAGTTAGAACGGCTGCTGTTTTGATTATTGGGACTGCCACATTGGCTTCACTTGTTGGAGCTGGAGGGCTTGGAAAACTGATTTTGCTCGGTCTTGATAGAAATAATAACTACTTGATTTTGTTAGGAGCAATTCCTGCTGCTTTACTTGCGATTTTATTCGATTTCATCTTTAAGCAATTGGAAAAATTGAGTATCAAAAAAATATTAATTTTCCTAATTTTAATCACATTTGCATGTCTTTTTGGGTCAATTAGCAGTTTTAATAATACAAAAAAAGATAAATTGATAATTTCTGGAAAACTTGGTTCAGAGCCAGAAATATTGATAAATATGTATAAAATTTTGATTGAAGAAAATAGTAAACTTGACGTTGAGTTAAAACCTGGACTTGGAAAAACTTCATTCGTATTCAATGCTTTGAAAAATGGCGATATTGATATTTATCCTGAATTTTCAGGAACCGCAGTTTTCACTTTTTTGAATGAAACTCCTGTGAATAATAATGCCGAAGATGTTTTCAATCAAGCAAAAAAAGGTATGGAAACTAAATTTAAAATGGTTATGTTAAAACCTATGAAATATAACAATACTTATGCAATCGCTGTTAGCAAGAAATTTGCCAATGAAAATAATTTGAAGACGATTTCTGATTTGGTGAGAGTAAAAGATAAAATAAAAGCTGGATTTACAAGAGAATTTAATGACCGTGAAGATGGTTATCTTGGACTTAAAAAATTGTATCAGTTTGAAATTCCGAATATTAAAGAATTCGAGCCAAAACTTCGTTATGTTGCTGTTCAAAGTGGCAATATTAACTTGGTTGACGCTTATTCTACTGACCCCGAACTTGCTCAGTATAATATGGTTATTTTAAAGGATGATAAATATTTATTCCCGCCATATCAAGGTTCTCCAATGATGCGTGAGGAAACTTTGAAAAAATACCCTAAATTGAAAGAGATTTTGGAAAAATTGAGTGGCAAAATTTCAGATGAAGAAATGTCAACAATGAATTACCGTGTTTCTGTGAAAGGTGAGAGAGCGGAAGATGTTGCTAGAGAATATTTAAGAAATGCTGGAATTATTAAAAAATAG
- a CDS encoding J domain-containing protein: protein MKILIRIIQFMLNEIVEIFSSVWIFLMGIGFYVILPILTFFAFLALIIGKNWNGFIGILLFTFIACAVFGIIKFIQVFLNFILGFFLNESEENKRIYKEYKQWYESVRNQEYERRKRTQEEYQRQQHNKQNNSNSRFNYKSTNDNGIIQKFEKYLDFLGIDKNGEITDRIIHKAFLKKMKVVHPDKNIGKDTTAQAQEIKAMEDFLKEQLEYYLMQKEKK from the coding sequence GTGAAAATTTTAATAAGAATAATACAATTTATGTTAAATGAAATTGTTGAAATTTTTAGTTCTGTTTGGATATTTTTAATGGGGATTGGATTTTATGTAATATTGCCAATTTTAACTTTTTTTGCTTTTCTTGCTCTGATTATCGGGAAAAATTGGAATGGATTTATCGGCATTTTACTTTTTACTTTTATTGCTTGTGCAGTTTTTGGGATTATCAAATTTATTCAGGTATTTTTGAATTTTATTTTAGGATTTTTTTTGAATGAAAGTGAAGAAAATAAGAGAATTTACAAAGAATATAAGCAATGGTATGAAAGCGTAAGAAATCAAGAATATGAAAGAAGAAAAAGAACTCAGGAAGAATACCAAAGACAACAACATAACAAACAAAATAACAGCAATTCACGTTTCAATTACAAAAGTACGAATGATAATGGAATTATTCAAAAATTTGAAAAATATCTTGATTTTCTGGGAATTGATAAAAATGGGGAAATTACTGATAGGATTATACACAAAGCATTTTTAAAGAAAATGAAAGTAGTTCATCCAGATAAGAATATCGGTAAGGATACTACAGCTCAGGCTCAAGAAATAAAAGCGATGGAGGACTTCTTAAAGGAACAACTTGAATATTATTTAATGCAAAAGGAGAAAAAATAA